In Oncorhynchus gorbuscha isolate QuinsamMale2020 ecotype Even-year linkage group LG26, OgorEven_v1.0, whole genome shotgun sequence, the DNA window ATTTCATTCTGTATTCTGTAGCCTACCAATTTAGCAAGTTGATTACTGGGGGGAGAATGAATAAATATGTCAAAGAGTATACCACAATAGTATTAGTatattataattgttttataATTACTTTTATGTTATTTTCTTGAAATAAATATTTTCCATAATGTTTGTGATGTGTCACTACTTATTTAACCAAGGTCCAAGGTGATGTTTTGATTTAGAGCATTAGATTTTAGCGGGATTCACACTAAAATGAGAAATTCTGCTACCCTACCCTCTGGTGGACAGTTACGGTGTATGAAATACTGCGAAATGAAATGTATTCCATAGCCTAACTAAAAACAACAACTTTAGTGAACTAATCATCTGGTAACCACAGCATGGTACCagcagaagggggggggggggggggtggggggcagcTAAGGAGCAACACCggactggaggaggaggtggctaACGTaatatttattaaagtggccaatgatttcaagtctgtatgtaggcagcagcctctctgtgctagtgatggctatttatcaGTCTGGATGGCCTGGATAATGAGGATGGATGACTTAGGCAACAGACAAGTTCATTATTACATATTGCTTACACAGGCAATAAGCATGTAATAATAATGTTGACTGAGCTAGCCTAGCATACAAGTATTTCACTGCACTTGTTATACATGATGTTCACTGTGTGTGACaagtacaatttgatttgatttaatctcccaatgtattgaaaatatattttaaagcaCCTGGTTGAGAATGGTATTTAAGCGTTTAATACTGTAAATGATCAATTCTAAGCATCCATATTTTCTCTTGGCTAGCACTAACTACTATGTATATGTCCTCATACGTTAATTTTAAGCATCCATCCTCTCTAAACTGTGGTCCTCACAAGAGCACCTAAAGGGGTAATAATGCCCCCTGCTGGCCTGTTGACATCACTTCAAGCAGATCAGAGCATTTCTTTGTTTATGGGGATGTCTCAATCAGATAACACTCTTACTGAAATATGACAGGCGAAATTCTTAGAGAATGGCGAGTATTGTAGAATATAATGCAGCATTAGACAGATACGGTTTTTGGGGCCTATAGCCAATCAAAggcgccagggtagcctagtgtttagagcattggactagtaaccgaaaggttgcaagttcaaatccctgagctgacaaggtacaaaatatgtcgctctgcccctgaacaggcagttaacccattgaaaataagaatttgttcttaactgacttgcctagtaaaataaaggtaaaataaaaaaatccagtTGGTATGAATCGTGTTTATAGTAAGGTTTCGTTTATTGTCATGGTGTACAACATTGCCAGCTAAGCGCTGAGTTCTGTTCATTTAAATTAATAAACAAATAATTACATAAACAaattaataatgtgaaatgtgaaaaatatatatacaaattaTGTTCAAAACCATATGAGAACGTGTTATTGTCTACCTATAGATCACAAAATGCTGTCGTATGTATAAAAAAAACAACGGTTGTTTTCGGAAGTGAAAGCGATTTGTGGTTTATTCAACGATGTCATCATCCCCCGTGACAGAGGCTGTCCCACTTTCATGGCTAGAATGTTTCCTAATTGTCATACTATTATAAAATGTTTTGCATTTTTCTTTTCCTAAACtgaacctaattctcctaacttgCTACGTTAATAATAACATTGTATCTAGCTATTAATAAGAAATCAGGTCCCCAAGAAATCGTTTGAATTACCTTTTCATATGCCAATGTCAATTTGTTTTACAACGAAATAATGCCATTTAGGCTGCAAGTCATACATCTCGATCCTGTGTCGAGTCAAACTATTATCATCATATTTTTCTTTCTGTAACAGAGGAGCCATACAATTAGTTACACTTTCCATCCCTTGGGAGAGAGGATATAAAAACTATACctttgtaacagtataactttagaccgtcccctcgcccatacccgggcgctaaccagggaccctctgcacacattaacaactgacacacacaaagcatcgttacccaatcgctccacaaaagccgcgacccttgcagagcaaggggaaccactacttcaaggtctcagagcaacgctatttagcgcgaacaccgctaactagctagccatttcacatccgttacaccttgAAATGCTACTtaataaaggtcaaatttaactttaaaaaaaaatacataggCTACTGTATTAAAAATACATTGCGTGAAGAACACTGTGTCCCTGCCATTATATTATTATCTGTTTCGATCATGGATTGGTTCAAACAAGTATTTACATAGCCTACCATTTGTGCAGCATTGCGCTCACCTGCACACAGAAGACAATAACGCAACATTCCGTCAATTATGTTGCATGATATccagtatatatatgtatatgtatatgtacttAATATTATGAATAACTATACAACTCAACCATGTTTTACAGTGATATGATAATGTCTTAAAGTGCAGGGAAATATGGCTGGAGTTCAGGAATTCAGAGTATTGTAAAGGAGTTTGTTTTCCATCGAAGATGATGTTGATACAGTATGCAATTGTCaggaggatttaaaaaaaatatatataggatAACATTTCAAGGAAAAACTCATTGGTTGCATCCGACCACACAATTGTAAAAAAATTGCTACCACAACTTAACCCAAAATAAAGCGTGTTTGTCTTTTTTATTTAAATATTATAGCGTACATGGCAATTATTTGCAACGCGGATaaataacataaatatataaCGCTTTTACAGTGGAATAATTAATAAATTAAACAGAATATTTTTTTGACGCAGAATTGAACTACAAGTAATGCTACTCTCACGCGTGTTTTCTTGACATTTTTGATTTCTTGTAAAAATCCCTTAGGATGCTCCCCATTTCAGCTCTCACGACCTCCCATGAGCAGGAGCTGAAACGCTGAAAGAAAAAACGTGAAACAAATATGTTTTAGGTGAAAATAATACGTCATACATCATAGGTATAGGCTAGGCCCACTCCACCCCTCTTAATAGTTTACGTTTGAAACacaattgacaaaaaaaatgcaaCGTATGAGATGTTTTACCTCATGTAAAAGAAAGTCGTCCAGCTGTTTGAAGTAGTTCTTAACCATATTTTCAATTGGAAGGTTTAGACGCACACTCATGTCTCTGACCTGAATTAGTAAACAACAAACAACATTAATATAAATATCAATGAGATtacatgaataataataataataacaataataataattgtttAAAAGCTAGAGTATACAACTTAAACATTCGGAACGTACACATTCTGAATAGGTCATATTTTGTCGAGCAAGAAGGTCTTGGAGCTCCCTGATTTTGAAGGTATTCCATTTCACAAGTGTTAGGTTTTGTTGGAAGAGCTCGCTGGCTAGTTGAAACGCAAGTTTCAGTGTCCAATGCTTTTCCCCCTCCTGTAATCACAATAATACTCCGTGTAAACATACAATTGAACTAGACAAACACTAAAATTGTAGCCACTCATGATCTCCTGAGCATCACCTCTATTGAAAGCGTTGGACGTTGGGCCATTATCCTTTCCGCCTCTTTGATACAGCCCATTTGTCTCCTCTCCTATACCGCACACAAAAGACACCATATCTCAATAAAACAAATGAATATATGAATGAATGAAGCTCCAATAATCTACTTTGCAGCTAGAATAAATAACTTGTGATCGCACACTATATATGCTACAGCCTATATTCAGAGGCATATTTCCACATACGTCTCTGCCATATACGTCTCCTGCCTATATGCTCAATGTGTAATAGGTTAAAGACATTTACATACCATGGCAAGATCATTGAGGGTCTGGCGAGTTCGAGAAAGATAATATATTTGCCTGTTTCGGTCACTGCATTTGGCATACACAACCGGGTtaagaacaaatatacacagaagATGTACCACAAAGGACACGTTAAGAGTAGCCATGTGTTCAGTCAGTTGATAAATCCCTGAACACTACTTCTCAACATTGGGCTACGTGCCTTAGCTTTATAGTCTCCCTCATTGAAAAACAATGGATGAGGTAATATGTAATTCCCTACGGGGGAAAAAAAGAGGACATTTCAAGCGAGGAAACTGAAAGAGAATTGTACATTCCATTTATTCACCTTGCAGAGCTGTTGACGAAATGCTGCGCTCTGGTCTTCTGTGTGCAGGTGTGCGCAAGAATGCTGCTCAAATCATTGGCTATGTAAATACTTCTTTGAACCAGTACATCATCAAAACAGAGAAGAATGTAATGGCAGGCACACATTGCTCTTCACtgcaatttattttttaaatacagtagcctatgtatgttttgttacatttgACCTTTATTCAGTAGGCATGATAGCCTACAGTATAAGCATTTAAAGGCATACTTTTTATATCCTCTCTCCCAAGGGATGGAAAGTGTAACTAATCGTATAGCTACTCTGTTAAAAGAACACAATAGTTGGACTCGACACGTATCTTAATGTACTCCATGTCATTTCATTATTTCGCTTTAAAACAAATTAACATTGGAATATAAAAAAGGTAATTAAAACGATTTATTTTGGACCTAATTTCTTATTTACAGCTAGATCAAATGTAATGATTAACGAAGCATGTTGGGAAAATTAGGTTAAGTTTAGGAAAACGGTTTAGGGTTAAGCAaaaatgcaaataaataaataatactttGACAATTAGGAACCCTTCTAGCCATGAACGTGGGACAGCCTCTGTCTCGGGAGATGATGCCATCGATGAATACAAACCACAAATCGCTTTCGTTTTCGAAAACAAGCAGGTTTTTACAAACCATTGCATTTCGTCATCTATCCCAGCAGGTAGAACGTTACAGTTTTTAGGAATATATCACAAGATTTCACATGATTGATTTATTTATGTAGTTATTCGTTTATTTGCAATTCAGCGCTTAGCTGCCAATGTTCTACAGCATGACAATAAACGAAACCTTACTATAAATACGATTCATACCAACAGGATCTTTTAATGGCTTTAGTCCACAAAAAATTTAACTGTCTAAAACGGCATTTTATAATCTACAATACTCGCTATTTTCTAAGAACTCTGTCTGTCATAAGAGTGTAAGAGTGTAACTGATTGAGACAACCCCATAAATAAAGACATTTTCTGATCTGCTTGAAGTGATGTCAACAGGCCAGCAGGGGGAACTCTTCCCCCCTTTGGTGCTCTTGCGTTTTAGAGAGGATGTATGAGGACATATACTATAGTAGTTAGTGCTAGAAAAGAAAAGATATGGATGCTTAGAATACTTAAATTGCTGTATTAATCGCTTGAATGTCATTCTCAACTGTGTGTTATAAAATACAAGTTGAATACATTGGGAGATTAAATTGTAATTTTCACATACACAGTTTACAGAATGTATAGAAAGTGCAGTGAAACGCTTACAAGCTAGCTCACTCTACCACATTATTACATGCTTATTGCCTGTATAAGCAATATGTAATCATGAACTCATCTGTTGGCTACGTCATCTCTTCTCATTCACCTGGTTGAAAGTACAATACTGTCTTATTTTGGTCAGATATGGCAGATACTGGTTTTAGTTATGTTTGCTTTCAGGGCAGTACAGGTACTGTAACCCATTACAATGTCATTGTGCAGGCCATTCTGAAACCCcttcccccctatccacatttcTGTGGACTCATTGTAATGAAGGATTTACTCTTTTTCCCTGACATTGGCAGGATGTTTTTACAAAATTAAGTGCATTCTCCATTATTGCCTTTTAAAAGGAAACTGACTCATGTCGGCAATGTCCTACGTCTATGGCATATGAATCATGGATATGGTTCAGTTCTCAAATTCTGGAATGTAGTAGAATTTGGTGGGAGttattttgttctactgtgaaattacatcatttatgcagcagcataccagacatttttggactcaacttgttgtgctgtgctcacttgaacaggaaggagGTCCTTCGTGGGaaaaattggtcatcaaaaaaaTGTACTGtctagtttgagtgtttgttgcagctcgttccagttgctagctgcagcaaatctgatggccgaatggtaaaggaCATCTGGCCGCTCGAGAGGACCCTTatctgccgatctataaattatgtctccgtaatctagcatgggtaggatggtcatctgaatcagggtgtcacgtcctgaccttagttcctttttttatgtctctattttaggttggtcagggcgtgagttggggtgggcattctatgttctgttctatatttgtatttctatgtgtttggcc includes these proteins:
- the LOC124015414 gene encoding interferon kappa-like, with the protein product MATLNVSFVVHLLCIFVLNPVVYAKCSDRNRQIYYLSRTRQTLNDLAMERRQMGCIKEAERIMAQRPTLSIEEGEKHWTLKLAFQLASELFQQNLTLVKWNTFKIRELQDLLARQNMTYSECVRDMSVRLNLPIENMVKNYFKQLDDFLLHERFSSCSWEVVRAEMGSILRDFYKKSKMSRKHA